From a single Coriobacteriaceae bacterium genomic region:
- a CDS encoding gamma-glutamyl-gamma-aminobutyrate hydrolase family protein (Members of this family of hydrolases with an active site Cys residue belong to MEROPS family C26.), whose product MIGTRTSSSFTPHVDVAPADRPLILVAPRWEEAKPFLSETLSPNEEIASVFVDAILAAGGLPLQMSITEDIEVIRHYVDIADGIAIPGGPDVNPKRWGDDRPYDPTLCCEIRDSFEFKLVGEVLRAKKPLFTTCRGTQLLNVATGGTLCMDVPSLGAREGRTQWRHTHVLNDPVHPVEVMPGSLLERALGGHRLIQTNSAHHCCVDRLGKSTRLVAKATDGVPECIEVEGQPFCLGVQWHPEYTWKTLETDFNLWKSFVEAAAKVKQAR is encoded by the coding sequence ATGATCGGAACTCGCACTTCATCGTCCTTTACCCCGCATGTCGACGTCGCCCCTGCCGACCGCCCGCTTATCCTCGTCGCGCCGCGCTGGGAAGAGGCGAAGCCGTTTTTGAGCGAGACGCTCTCCCCCAACGAGGAAATTGCCAGCGTCTTTGTCGATGCCATCCTTGCCGCCGGCGGCCTGCCGCTTCAGATGTCCATCACCGAGGACATCGAGGTTATCCGTCATTACGTCGATATCGCCGACGGCATCGCCATTCCCGGCGGCCCCGATGTCAATCCCAAACGTTGGGGCGATGATCGACCCTACGACCCCACCCTCTGCTGTGAGATCCGCGATAGCTTTGAGTTTAAGCTGGTCGGCGAGGTGCTCCGCGCCAAAAAGCCGCTCTTTACCACCTGCCGCGGCACGCAGTTGCTCAATGTCGCCACTGGCGGCACTCTGTGCATGGACGTGCCGAGCCTGGGCGCTCGCGAGGGCCGCACACAGTGGCGCCATACCCACGTGCTCAACGATCCCGTGCACCCTGTCGAGGTCATGCCGGGCTCGCTGCTGGAGCGCGCGCTTGGCGGCCACAGACTGATCCAGACCAACTCAGCACATCACTGCTGCGTCGATCGTCTGGGTAAAAGCACGCGCTTGGTCGCCAAGGCAACCGACGGTGTTCCCGAGTGCATCGAGGTCGAAGGCCAACCATTCTGTCTAGGCGTGCAATGGCATCCCGAGTACACGTGGAAGACGCTCGAAACCGACTTTAACCTGTGGAAGTCGTTTGTCGAGGCGGCGGCAAAGGTAAAGCAGGCCCGCTAG
- a CDS encoding Hpt domain-containing protein has protein sequence MISMREAYEKIGANYDDACARLMGGEMLARFALKFLDDESMDKLEAAMAAGDAEGAFMAAHTLKGVSQNLGFDNLYEPAVVVTEALRGADAVDGAREGMHALQQQYAATMSALREAAE, from the coding sequence ATGATTTCCATGCGTGAGGCGTATGAGAAGATCGGCGCTAATTATGACGACGCGTGCGCTCGGCTGATGGGCGGGGAAATGCTTGCCCGCTTTGCCCTCAAGTTTTTGGATGACGAGAGCATGGACAAGCTGGAGGCCGCCATGGCGGCAGGAGACGCCGAAGGTGCGTTTATGGCAGCGCACACGCTCAAGGGCGTGAGCCAGAACCTGGGATTCGATAATCTGTACGAGCCGGCGGTCGTGGTAACCGAAGCGCTGCGCGGCGCCGATGCCGTTGACGGCGCCCGCGAGGGGATGCATGCGTTGCAGCAGCAATATGCGGCTACGATGTCGGCTCTGCGCGAGGCGGCCGAGTAA
- a CDS encoding helix-turn-helix domain-containing protein — MSYLIIELETQLLKTGKTSADLIRATGHTPANISKLRNGKIKAIRLKTLLDICDELDCQPGDIIKRVSEKELEELIVERAKNVVRQMRDGGGNEASLPTSVFAVDLSDE; from the coding sequence ATGAGCTATCTCATCATCGAGCTTGAGACGCAGCTGCTTAAGACCGGAAAGACCAGTGCTGATCTGATTCGGGCGACGGGGCATACTCCGGCTAATATTTCAAAGCTTAGAAACGGAAAGATAAAAGCTATTCGCCTAAAGACGCTCCTCGATATCTGTGATGAGCTTGATTGTCAACCGGGAGATATTATTAAGCGCGTGAGTGAGAAAGAGCTTGAGGAGCTTATTGTTGAGCGTGCAAAAAACGTTGTGAGGCAGATGCGGGACGGCGGAGGCAATGAGGCGTCGCTTCCGACATCAGTCTTTGCTGTCGATTTGAGCGACGAGTAG
- a CDS encoding amino acid ABC transporter permease: MSLSELWSLYGQNYIDALLATWGMTLESFAIAMVLAVAVTVMRVSPLKPLRVFGDLYVQVFRNIPGIALLIIVVYALPPLKVVLPYRTCVIVATVLLGSAFGSENFMSGINTVGVGQVEAARSLGMSFSRILAKIVIPQALRSSVLPMTNLFIAVMLTTALGSQVPLKPQELTGVVSYINTRSLGGVAAFFISALGYLGTAFVVSHIGNYIDKKVRILR, from the coding sequence ATGAGTCTCTCCGAGCTCTGGTCGCTCTATGGCCAGAACTATATCGACGCGCTGCTCGCAACCTGGGGCATGACGCTTGAGTCGTTTGCCATCGCCATGGTGCTGGCCGTCGCCGTCACCGTGATGCGCGTGTCGCCGCTCAAGCCGCTGCGCGTCTTTGGCGACCTGTATGTCCAGGTCTTCCGTAACATCCCCGGCATCGCGCTGCTTATCATCGTCGTCTACGCGCTGCCGCCGCTCAAGGTCGTCCTGCCCTACCGCACCTGCGTTATCGTCGCCACGGTCCTTTTGGGCTCGGCCTTTGGCTCCGAAAACTTTATGAGCGGCATCAACACCGTCGGCGTCGGCCAGGTGGAAGCCGCCCGCTCGCTGGGCATGAGCTTCAGCCGTATCCTCGCCAAGATCGTGATTCCGCAGGCGCTGCGCTCGAGCGTGCTGCCCATGACCAACCTCTTTATCGCCGTCATGCTCACCACCGCGCTCGGCAGTCAGGTGCCGCTTAAACCGCAGGAGCTCACCGGCGTGGTGAGCTACATCAACACGCGCTCGCTCGGCGGCGTCGCCGCGTTCTTTATCTCGGCGCTCGGCTACCTGGGCACGGCCTTTGTGGTGAGCCACATTGGCAACTATATCGATAAGAAGGTGAGGATCCTCCGATGA
- a CDS encoding HD domain-containing protein, with protein sequence MSDTVRAEKIAREVDDAARQLAQTGRLGLTHEFIQHGDVTVYTHVTSVARASLSFAERLGRAGISIDRASLLRGALLHDYFLYDWHDPDPSHRLHGFRHPFFALARAEEDFELTSRERNIIARHMFPLVPVPPTCREAWIVCLADKWCALRETIAGRLPRKGGANDLNEGPSDGSSKESNEKRSE encoded by the coding sequence ATGTCCGATACCGTTCGTGCCGAGAAAATCGCGCGCGAGGTCGACGATGCCGCCCGTCAGCTTGCCCAGACGGGCCGCTTGGGCCTGACGCATGAGTTTATCCAACATGGCGATGTGACGGTCTATACGCATGTGACCTCGGTAGCGCGGGCAAGTCTGTCCTTTGCCGAGCGCTTGGGCCGTGCTGGCATTTCGATCGACCGCGCCTCGCTGCTGCGCGGGGCCCTGCTGCACGATTACTTTCTCTACGATTGGCATGACCCCGACCCGAGCCATCGACTGCACGGATTTCGGCATCCGTTTTTTGCCCTGGCGCGTGCGGAGGAAGATTTTGAGCTGACGTCGCGCGAGCGGAATATCATCGCGCGCCATATGTTTCCGCTGGTACCGGTGCCGCCGACGTGTCGTGAGGCATGGATTGTGTGCCTGGCGGATAAATGGTGCGCGCTGCGCGAGACGATTGCCGGCCGTCTGCCGCGCAAAGGCGGCGCGAACGATTTGAACGAGGGCCCGAGTGACGGCTCGAGCAAAGAATCGAACGAAAAGAGGAGTGAGTAG
- a CDS encoding 1-deoxy-D-xylulose-5-phosphate synthase: MLLTQTTTPEDVKALDRAELPLLCGEIRHAILESSAAVGGHVAPNLGVVELTVALHRVFNSPTDKIVFDVSHQTYAHKALTGRAYTYIDPNRFGEASGFANPDESEHDLFAMGHTSTSVSLGCGLAHARDLAGDAYNVITVIGDGSLSGGLAFEGLDNAADLDSNLIIIVNDNDQSIAENHGGLYRNLAELRASNGTCERNVFRAMGLDYRYLDAGNDVLALVDALQELRDIDHPIVLHVSTAKGKGFEPAQSDPERWHHVDPFDMATGRKLCPGHPSEPAPRTYADITGEALSAAIEHDPQVVGITAATPYIMGFTPELRAAAGKQFVDVGIAEEHAVTFATALARSGAKPVFGVYGTFLQRAYDELWHDLCLNDAPATILVFGASIFGTTSETHLSFFDISMLGGLPNMRYLAPACMEEYLSMLSWSLDHREHPVAIRVPGIGLVSRPDLAPAEDADYGVARYSVVRQGRDVAVLALGDFFELGERVANRLAAEYGIEATLVNPRFATELDREFLDSLAAEHRVVVTLEDGILDGGWGECVACYLACTPVRTRTFGIAKGFPDRYDPNELLAQNGMTVENMAAETVRLLNE; encoded by the coding sequence ATGCTGCTTACGCAAACGACAACGCCCGAGGACGTCAAGGCTCTCGATCGCGCCGAGCTTCCGCTGCTCTGCGGCGAGATCCGCCACGCCATCCTCGAAAGCTCCGCCGCCGTCGGCGGACACGTTGCCCCCAACCTGGGCGTCGTTGAGCTCACGGTCGCGCTCCATCGCGTGTTCAACTCCCCCACCGACAAGATCGTCTTTGACGTGTCGCACCAGACCTACGCCCACAAGGCGCTGACCGGGCGCGCATATACCTATATCGATCCGAATCGTTTTGGCGAGGCCTCCGGCTTTGCCAACCCCGACGAGTCCGAGCACGACCTGTTTGCCATGGGCCACACTTCTACGTCCGTGAGCCTAGGCTGTGGCTTGGCGCATGCTCGCGACCTAGCGGGCGATGCGTACAACGTCATTACCGTTATTGGCGACGGCTCGCTTTCGGGCGGCTTGGCGTTTGAGGGTCTCGACAATGCCGCCGATCTCGACAGCAACCTGATCATTATCGTCAACGATAACGACCAGTCCATTGCCGAGAACCATGGCGGCCTGTATCGCAATCTGGCCGAGCTGCGAGCCAGCAACGGTACCTGTGAGCGCAACGTTTTCCGCGCGATGGGGCTCGACTACCGCTATCTGGACGCCGGTAACGATGTGTTGGCCCTGGTCGACGCATTGCAGGAACTGCGCGATATCGATCATCCCATCGTGCTGCATGTCTCCACCGCCAAGGGCAAGGGCTTTGAGCCGGCCCAGAGCGACCCCGAGCGCTGGCACCACGTGGATCCGTTTGACATGGCGACTGGGCGCAAGCTCTGCCCGGGCCATCCGAGCGAGCCTGCGCCGCGCACCTATGCCGACATTACGGGCGAGGCGCTCAGCGCCGCCATCGAGCACGATCCGCAGGTCGTGGGCATCACGGCCGCCACGCCCTACATCATGGGCTTTACACCCGAGCTTCGCGCCGCGGCAGGCAAGCAGTTTGTTGACGTGGGCATTGCCGAGGAGCACGCCGTGACCTTTGCCACCGCGCTTGCGCGCTCGGGCGCCAAGCCAGTCTTTGGCGTGTACGGCACGTTTTTGCAGCGCGCCTACGACGAACTGTGGCACGACCTGTGCCTCAACGACGCCCCCGCAACCATCCTGGTATTTGGCGCGTCGATCTTTGGCACCACATCCGAGACGCACCTCTCGTTCTTTGATATTTCCATGCTGGGCGGACTTCCCAACATGCGCTACCTTGCACCTGCCTGCATGGAGGAATATCTGTCCATGCTGAGCTGGTCGCTCGACCACCGCGAGCATCCCGTGGCGATTCGTGTACCGGGCATCGGCCTGGTAAGCCGCCCCGATCTGGCACCTGCCGAGGACGCCGATTACGGCGTCGCGCGCTACAGCGTCGTGCGTCAGGGCCGCGATGTGGCCGTGCTTGCACTCGGCGACTTCTTTGAGCTGGGCGAGCGCGTGGCGAACCGCTTGGCCGCCGAGTACGGCATCGAAGCCACACTCGTCAACCCGCGCTTTGCGACCGAGCTCGACCGCGAGTTCCTCGACAGCCTTGCCGCCGAGCATCGCGTCGTCGTCACCCTCGAGGACGGCATCTTGGACGGCGGCTGGGGCGAGTGCGTGGCGTGCTACCTGGCCTGCACGCCCGTGCGCACGCGCACCTTCGGCATCGCCAAGGGCTTCCCCGACCGCTACGACCCCAACGAACTGCTCGCACAGAACGGCATGACGGTCGAGAACATGGCCGCCGAAACCGTGAGACTGCTCAACGAGTAA
- a CDS encoding ABC transporter ATP-binding protein, whose amino-acid sequence MSGFAIKRNGRPMNVSTIRLSRVSKRYGRRRVLHDVSFEVHQSELCALVGANGAGKSTLIKIVLGLCEPSSGSVELFGGKSKKELSLMRTRVGYVPDSCGAYQSLSAAENLRIRCAEWGLDEKREVPRVLGLVGLDIDEKKSVGSFSLGMKRRLDIATALLGDTDLLIFDEPANGLDPLGIESIWTLIGRLNREQGKTMLISSHDLDELASVATSCVFIHDGELLKKESMDVIRDEASSLKEYYRRLMKAVSL is encoded by the coding sequence ATGAGCGGTTTTGCTATCAAGCGGAACGGGAGGCCAATGAACGTATCAACGATAAGGCTATCAAGGGTGTCAAAGCGCTATGGGAGGCGCCGCGTTTTGCATGACGTTTCCTTCGAGGTGCATCAGTCTGAGCTCTGCGCCCTTGTTGGTGCAAACGGGGCGGGCAAAAGCACGCTTATTAAAATCGTATTGGGCCTCTGTGAGCCATCGTCGGGGAGCGTGGAGCTCTTTGGAGGCAAGTCGAAAAAAGAGCTGAGCCTGATGCGGACGCGTGTCGGCTATGTGCCAGATTCCTGCGGAGCATACCAATCCCTCAGTGCGGCTGAGAATCTTCGGATCCGATGTGCGGAATGGGGGCTCGATGAGAAACGTGAGGTTCCTCGCGTCTTGGGCCTAGTCGGGCTGGACATCGATGAGAAAAAGAGCGTAGGCAGTTTTTCTCTGGGAATGAAACGGCGGCTGGATATAGCTACAGCTTTGTTGGGTGACACTGATCTGCTTATTTTTGATGAGCCAGCAAACGGGTTGGACCCGCTGGGCATTGAGAGCATATGGACCCTTATCGGCCGATTGAATCGGGAGCAGGGCAAAACCATGCTTATCTCTAGCCACGACTTGGATGAGCTGGCATCGGTTGCAACAAGTTGCGTGTTTATTCATGACGGTGAACTGCTGAAAAAGGAATCGATGGATGTCATAAGGGATGAGGCGTCGTCCCTAAAAGAGTATTACAGGCGCTTGATGAAGGCGGTCTCGCTATGA
- a CDS encoding amino acid ABC transporter ATP-binding protein produces MIELKHVDKHYGDLHVLNDINLSVDRGEVVVVIGPSGSGKSTMCRTINRLETIDSGEILIEGEPLPQEGKDLARMRAELGMVFQQFNLFAHMTVLQNVMLGPVDVLGVSKEEARERAMDLLSRVGVAEQADKVPAQLSGGQQQRVAIARSLAMQPKAMLFDEPTSALDPEMINEVLEVMVRLAQQGMTMIVITHEMNFARRVADRVVFMADGQIAETGTPDEFFDHPQTKRAQDFLNSIKGH; encoded by the coding sequence CTGATCGAGCTCAAGCACGTCGATAAGCACTATGGCGATCTGCACGTCCTCAACGACATCAATCTCTCGGTCGACCGCGGCGAAGTCGTCGTCGTGATCGGCCCCTCGGGCTCGGGCAAGTCGACCATGTGCCGAACCATCAACCGCCTGGAAACCATCGACTCGGGCGAGATCCTCATCGAGGGCGAGCCTCTGCCGCAGGAAGGCAAGGATCTTGCCCGCATGCGCGCCGAGCTGGGCATGGTGTTTCAGCAGTTCAACCTGTTCGCGCATATGACGGTGCTGCAGAACGTCATGCTGGGGCCGGTCGACGTGCTGGGCGTGTCCAAGGAGGAAGCTCGTGAGCGCGCCATGGACCTGCTGAGCCGCGTGGGCGTTGCCGAACAGGCCGACAAGGTGCCCGCTCAGCTCTCGGGCGGCCAGCAGCAGCGCGTGGCCATCGCCCGCTCGCTCGCCATGCAGCCCAAGGCCATGCTCTTTGATGAGCCCACGAGCGCCCTTGACCCCGAGATGATCAACGAGGTGCTCGAGGTCATGGTTCGTCTGGCCCAGCAGGGCATGACGATGATCGTCATCACGCACGAGATGAACTTCGCCCGCCGCGTGGCCGACCGCGTCGTGTTTATGGCCGACGGCCAGATCGCGGAGACCGGCACGCCCGACGAGTTCTTCGACCATCCCCAGACCAAGCGCGCCCAGGACTTCCTCAACTCCATTAAGGGCCACTAA
- a CDS encoding amino acid ABC transporter permease — protein MSKHSTSALTMRDALYEAPGPKMRAKIRVGTAISLVAVAALIALVLQRFYVTGQLSVHYWYFFTHLTTWKFLLAGFEGTVKVALTAGAIALVLGLALMLGRTSDIKPLQLVCRVLTDFFRGVPSLLFIYFFFLVLPQYKISLPSFWMLTLPVALAAAGVLAEIFRAGVNAVPRGQVEAAQALGLSKAKITFKIVLPQAIRFIIPSLISQLVVVVKDTTVAYVVSYPDLMQNARVLITNYDALVSVYLVIAVIYILINVAINKAAVYVSHKTGATIIR, from the coding sequence ATGAGCAAGCACTCCACCTCCGCGCTCACCATGCGCGATGCGCTCTACGAGGCTCCCGGCCCCAAGATGCGCGCCAAGATTCGCGTCGGCACCGCTATCTCACTTGTTGCCGTGGCCGCGCTCATCGCTCTGGTACTGCAGCGCTTTTATGTGACCGGCCAGCTTTCGGTCCATTACTGGTACTTCTTTACGCACCTCACCACCTGGAAGTTCCTGCTTGCCGGTTTTGAGGGCACGGTAAAGGTCGCGCTCACCGCCGGCGCCATCGCGCTGGTACTGGGCTTAGCCCTCATGCTCGGCCGTACCAGCGACATCAAGCCGCTGCAGCTGGTCTGCCGCGTGCTCACCGATTTCTTCCGTGGCGTGCCGAGCCTGCTGTTCATCTACTTCTTCTTTTTGGTGCTGCCTCAGTACAAGATTTCACTGCCGTCGTTTTGGATGCTCACGCTTCCCGTCGCGCTCGCTGCAGCCGGCGTACTTGCCGAGATCTTCCGCGCAGGCGTCAACGCCGTGCCGCGTGGTCAGGTCGAGGCAGCCCAGGCGCTCGGTCTCTCCAAGGCCAAAATCACCTTTAAAATCGTATTGCCCCAGGCGATTCGGTTTATCATTCCGTCGTTGATTTCGCAGCTCGTGGTCGTAGTCAAAGACACCACCGTCGCCTACGTGGTGAGCTACCCCGACCTCATGCAAAATGCCCGCGTGCTCATTACCAACTACGACGCCCTCGTGTCGGTCTACCTGGTTATCGCGGTCATCTACATCCTCATCAACGTCGCGATCAACAAGGCCGCTGTCTACGTTTCGCACAAGACCGGCGCGACCATCATTCGCTAA
- a CDS encoding response regulator produces the protein MLNNHEANLTDEEAAAEVARVAKVYPVVRLMSADQVKSERNCLLAGDRCPCLRQSSLEALATSDEISERLLNDGVEYRARVRSLTVEGEPHVLLMVRPIDEQEVAEEDLVYTDVLTSVRNRRYYEEKLRNARMNAGVAMIDLDDFRVFNDTCGRHAGDLALGAVAAAIRGGIRSTDELVRLGCDKFVAVMPNIPSDDFARRLRHVSDAVHATIVPGHEHVSLTACVGGVRINGETVDEGVNRAVQLLSHAKAKPGTVVTDSDAIETFQSEKPSVLIVDDSEMNRIILNEMLKDEYRVLEADNGRTALDLVDRYGDELSLVLLDIIMPGMNGFEVLGELSRRTVADSLPVIMISSEDSDDAVLRAYELGASDYINRPFDSRVVRRRVSNTIRLYAKQRRLTNLLSQQYNERVKNSRMLIDIMAGVMELRNGESGRHVTNIEKLTELLLGYLVQRSGTIFLDNEERSTIALASALHDIGKMSIDDAILNKPGRLTPEEFEIMKTHTTIGANMLLELGSHHAGNALMEYAYQIARWHHERWDGKGYPDGLKGDEIPIAAQVVSVADVYDALTSVRVYKDAIPHEEAIQMILDGKCGTFNPLLLDCLLEVQDQIAETLARPADVVAFPTI, from the coding sequence ATGCTCAATAATCACGAGGCCAATCTAACCGACGAAGAGGCTGCCGCCGAGGTTGCCCGTGTCGCGAAGGTTTACCCCGTGGTCCGTCTGATGTCGGCCGATCAGGTCAAAAGCGAGCGCAACTGCCTGCTCGCCGGCGATCGGTGCCCTTGCCTGCGTCAGTCAAGTCTTGAGGCCTTGGCGACTTCGGATGAGATATCGGAGCGGCTGCTCAACGACGGCGTCGAGTACCGTGCTCGCGTGCGCTCTTTGACGGTCGAGGGCGAGCCTCACGTTTTGCTGATGGTGCGCCCGATCGATGAACAAGAGGTCGCAGAAGAGGACCTTGTCTACACCGATGTGCTGACGAGCGTTCGTAATCGCCGCTATTACGAGGAGAAGCTTCGCAACGCCCGCATGAACGCGGGCGTTGCGATGATTGACCTCGATGATTTTAGGGTCTTCAACGATACCTGTGGTCGTCATGCCGGCGACCTCGCGCTCGGCGCCGTGGCGGCGGCGATTCGGGGCGGCATTCGTTCGACTGACGAGCTTGTGCGCCTTGGCTGCGACAAGTTCGTGGCCGTCATGCCCAATATCCCCTCCGATGACTTTGCCCGTCGTCTGCGTCATGTATCCGATGCCGTCCATGCCACGATTGTCCCTGGTCACGAGCATGTAAGCCTTACGGCATGCGTGGGCGGTGTTCGCATCAATGGCGAGACGGTCGATGAGGGCGTAAACCGTGCCGTCCAGCTTTTAAGCCATGCCAAGGCAAAGCCCGGTACGGTTGTGACCGACAGCGATGCAATCGAGACCTTCCAAAGCGAAAAACCCTCGGTGCTTATCGTCGATGACTCCGAGATGAACCGTATTATCCTCAACGAGATGCTCAAGGACGAGTATCGCGTCTTGGAGGCGGACAACGGCCGTACGGCGCTCGATTTGGTTGACCGCTACGGCGATGAGCTGTCGCTTGTGCTGCTCGACATCATCATGCCGGGTATGAACGGGTTTGAGGTACTGGGCGAACTGTCACGCCGAACTGTTGCCGATAGCCTGCCCGTCATCATGATCTCGAGCGAGGATTCCGATGATGCGGTTCTGCGCGCGTACGAGCTGGGCGCCTCGGACTATATCAACCGCCCGTTTGACTCCCGTGTCGTGCGCCGCCGCGTAAGCAACACCATCCGCCTGTACGCCAAACAGCGCCGCCTGACGAACCTGCTGTCACAACAGTACAACGAGCGCGTCAAGAACAGTCGCATGCTCATCGACATCATGGCCGGCGTCATGGAGCTTCGCAACGGCGAGAGCGGTAGGCACGTTACGAACATCGAAAAGCTGACCGAGCTGCTGCTTGGCTATCTGGTCCAGCGTAGCGGCACGATCTTCCTCGACAATGAGGAACGCTCCACGATCGCCCTGGCTTCGGCGCTGCACGATATTGGCAAGATGTCGATTGACGATGCGATCCTCAACAAGCCCGGGCGCCTCACGCCCGAGGAATTCGAGATTATGAAGACGCATACCACGATTGGCGCCAACATGCTGCTCGAGCTGGGCAGCCATCACGCCGGCAATGCGCTTATGGAATATGCGTACCAGATTGCGCGTTGGCATCACGAGCGCTGGGACGGCAAGGGTTATCCCGATGGCCTTAAGGGCGACGAAATTCCCATCGCCGCGCAGGTGGTTTCGGTGGCTGACGTGTACGATGCACTGACGAGCGTGCGCGTATACAAGGACGCTATCCCGCACGAGGAGGCGATCCAGATGATCCTGGACGGTAAGTGCGGCACCTTTAACCCGCTGCTGCTCGATTGCCTGCTCGAGGTGCAAGACCAAATTGCCGAGACGTTGGCACGCCCCGCCGACGTCGTCGCGTTTCCCACGATTTAG
- a CDS encoding glutamate ABC transporter substrate-binding protein, with protein sequence MSKNLSQQVVLDRRGFVAATFATVAGLGLAGCSDTSAEADKGSAAGSSKSSEDTEASTTLDAKAFDKLVDNGPKADDDAIAASTWATAVKDAGVFKIGGVQTSTLFSLLNEKDGQTRGFDAGIAQLLSNYILGENKVEITQVTSDTRESVLQNGQVDAVFATYTITDERKKLVSFAGPYYYTQQAILVLADNDDIKSVDDLADKNVAVQSGSNGPAILEEFAPKASQQEFKTDEEARQALQQGRVDAYVIDNNMQQSALVREPGKYKIAGKPFGSKEPYGIGLPLDSDGVAFVNDFLKKIEDDGTWTELWQICIGDRTGDTNVPELPEIGA encoded by the coding sequence ATGAGCAAGAACCTCTCCCAGCAGGTCGTTCTCGACCGCCGCGGCTTCGTTGCCGCCACCTTCGCAACCGTCGCCGGCCTTGGTCTTGCCGGCTGCTCCGACACCAGCGCCGAGGCCGACAAGGGTTCCGCCGCCGGCTCCTCCAAGAGCTCCGAAGATACCGAGGCTTCCACCACGCTCGACGCCAAGGCATTCGACAAGCTCGTCGACAACGGCCCCAAGGCCGATGACGACGCCATCGCCGCCAGCACCTGGGCCACGGCCGTCAAGGACGCCGGCGTCTTTAAGATCGGTGGCGTTCAGACCTCCACGCTCTTCTCCCTCCTCAACGAGAAAGACGGTCAGACCCGCGGCTTCGATGCCGGTATCGCACAGCTCCTGTCCAACTACATCCTGGGCGAGAACAAGGTCGAGATCACCCAGGTAACCTCGGACACGCGTGAGTCCGTCCTGCAGAACGGCCAGGTCGACGCCGTCTTTGCCACCTACACCATCACCGACGAGCGCAAGAAGCTCGTCTCCTTCGCCGGCCCCTACTACTACACCCAGCAGGCCATCCTGGTGCTCGCCGATAACGACGACATCAAGAGCGTCGACGACCTGGCCGACAAGAACGTCGCCGTCCAGTCCGGCTCCAACGGCCCCGCCATCCTGGAGGAGTTCGCCCCCAAGGCCAGCCAGCAGGAGTTCAAGACCGACGAGGAGGCCCGCCAGGCACTCCAGCAGGGCCGCGTCGACGCCTACGTCATCGATAACAACATGCAGCAGAGCGCCCTGGTCCGCGAGCCCGGTAAGTACAAGATCGCCGGCAAGCCCTTCGGCAGCAAGGAGCCCTACGGCATCGGTCTGCCGCTCGATTCCGACGGCGTCGCCTTTGTCAACGACTTCCTTAAGAAGATCGAGGACGACGGCACCTGGACCGAGCTGTGGCAGATCTGCATCGGCGACCGTACGGGCGACACCAACGTTCCCGAGCTGCCCGAGATCGGCGCCTAG